The genomic stretch ATTAAAAGGAAGCTAAACCAGCGAATGTTGCTCCCAGGCCGGATGGGGAACTGCAGACGAGCTCTGCAGATGAtcatggaggagctggaggacgtgGACAAGGCCATAGAGTTTGCGAAAGAGCAGGACGACGCAGAGCTCTGGGAAGATCTCATCTCTTACTCTATCGACAAACCACGTATGATTCAGCCTCCTGCTGATTTGTTCATCTGATCCTCTGCCTCTCATTTTGTTTGATTCTATCtttctgtgtcattttctcactttcatgATATTCCTTTCTTTCCGTCTGTCTGCCGTCGTCTCCCCAGCGTTCATCACCGGCCTCCTTAATAACATCGGTACTCATGTGGATCCCATCCTGCTCATCCATCGCATTAAAGAGGGCATGGAGATCCCAAACCTCAGAGATTCACTGGTCAAAATCCTCCAGGACTATAATCTACAGGTTAGACATGTTCCTCTTGGATTAGCTTCAGAAATAAACTCACAGTTTCTCTTACTTGGATTACAGATGACTGAATGTAGCACAGATGTGAAACTGTTCTTCACTACTAGTAGAACTTGTATTGAAATAAAGGTGATAAATATCAAAGCAGCAGTAAATAATTCAGTGCACGAGAATGGGTTAAACGCCTGAGTAAAACTAAAATCTCACAGGTGCCAGTATAGTCAGTTGAGGTGGCATTAATACttaaaaatcagcaaaagaTCAAGTAGTTCTGTTTTATATCCTGCAGCTTCAGCGAAGCGAGacatttaaaaaggtttttGTAAACACATAACGATTAGTGAATGTTTTTTACTGTAATTATAGAAAAGTATAATTTAGATTTATGTAACTTATTTGTTTGGATTGTATAAACTCTGTAGCTCCATTTGGAAATTATGTGTCACTCTAGCAATAATTAGTCATTTCAGAGGAGGATTTAATAAGAAATTGCATCATGTTTAGTCTCTTaagcagctctttgttttcttgtttctaAGATTCTTCTCAGGGAAGGATGTAAGAAGATCCTGGTGGCcgactccctctctctgctccagaaGATGCACCGAACACAGATGAGAGGAGTCAGGGTCGACGGTGGGTGCGCGTGTCATGGCGTTCATGAGAAGATGAAgtcattttaatctgtgctcATGCATGTGTCGCTTTTCTTTTCAGAGGAGAACATTTGCGAGTCGTGCCATGCCACTATATTACCTTCAGGTGGGTTTTCCATGCACTTATGTCaaagtgttttaatgttgtATTGCATTTTAAAGCTATTTGTTGCTCATTTTTTTGCTTCTCACGTGTGTTTCAGACATGGCCAAACCCTTCAGTGTGGTggtgtttcactgcagacacatgTTCCATAAGGAATGTTTACCATCTTCAGTGAGTAACTTGCTCATAGTCATTCAAATCTCTCTCCACTTGTATCTCGAAGAATCTCAGACATAATTTGGGtgtcctgtgctgctgttgctttctCTTTCCGGCTCAGATTCCTGGGGTGCAGTTCTGTAACATCTGCAGTGCGAAGAGGCGCGGACCAGGAAGTGGAATCCTGGAGATGAAAAAGTAATATGGACTCATGCGCTCACTGTGTTATTATTAATGCTTTCATCCTCCCCTCTGTTGCTTCAATGAATATCACTTTCCCTCAGTTCTGAACTGTACACTGACAAAAGGCAAAACATTCATATTGGATCGTCTCTGTATATTTACATCTAACAAACATAACGTGCTGTACTCGTTCTGCATGCCACCGGTGTGACTTGGTGATGAAATGTCTGTAAcgtctgaaaataaaatcacataaaaacTGCTTGTGGTTTGTGGCTGATAATTATACATGTGCTCTCTGTAACCCACACAGTCAACCCTGTCAAGTCAGTCAGTTAAAAATGCATACGAGGAATTGATTTAAAAATTCTGCTGAGAGTTTGTGGTAGAACGTGACTGAAATGTTTTAGTAAAACCGCTGAATCACTGGATGACTCGTCATTAAGGTTAGAAGACCTCTCCGTTTCAGATACATTAGTTTAAGTCAACAGAGTCTGAGCAGAGTGTTTCTGTTGATGAGAGCATAGTTTAATGTCTGACACAAAATATAGTGTGCCAAGAATTACTTCATTCATCAAAAGTCTGGGAATTTTTTAAGAAATGCAAAGGCCATCCTCCACATTATCTTATATTTTAGTATTGTTAGGATTTACTAAGATttcattaaataataaatatagaggagaaaaaaaagtaagtCTGTAGTCAAAAACACGTTCAATGTTAAAGCTACAGCTTATTGTAGACATGTTTGTCATAATTGCACAACATGCTCCATGAAAATATCTAAGAAGGTTGTGCATGCATCATAACTGAATACAAGCAGCTTAATATCTGATTTCGTCAGACCTCTCCCTCAAATTACCGACATTACAGCTTGAATtggtgcacgcacgcacgcacgcacgcacgcacgcacgcacacacacacacacacacacacacacacacacacacacacacacacacacacacacacacacacacacacacacacacacacacacacacacacatgcaaaccgCCCTGAAAACTGTTTAGAGGGTATACAAAGATGCTACAAGGATGACTCATTTATGGTATTTAACTCTGATCGTTAAAGTGTGTCAAATATGCAGACTCACTGTTagtttttcaaatatttgatgGTTTTGTTCCTTCCATGTTAACAGAAGCTCTAAAGGAAAACATAGTGAGCATAAAAGAGATAAATGAATAGATAAATAAAGAGAAGGTCACACACTCAGCACTTTGCCAGAATAGACCTGACATCATGATTATTCtgcttgaaataaaaataaatttagttggatgaacacaaacattttattcacattatttttaaatttgGTCCGTCTGTCCAGGAGCTTATATAAAACCTGCACTCTGTATGTTCACATATGATATTTTCTTTCGTATGTATTTGACTTACAGTCTATGATTTGGCTTTTTAATCCtgtgtattgtttatttttaactttttactTTGTTTACATCACATTTGCatcataaatatataaattttGCTTGTCTCCGACACATAAATGAAGAGGAAACTCGTCTCGATGTTGAGCGTGCCTGGAGGGCTGCTACGTCACATCCGTCGTTTCCCTCCGGAAGTACAGTTAATTTTTattcacaggaaaaaaacagctgttgttgAGAAAGAAATCATCAAAGTGAGTTTCATTGGCGAATGTCTTGCCCTTATCTCTCCGCAGACTTCAGTATCGTAAGAAGTAGTCTTCTCCCTGCCTGTTCTGCctgtctggctgctgtttttGCTGACTTGAACGGCGAGTCTCGTTTCGCTCATTTGTTGCGAGTTGCCTGCTGCTAGCGTTAGCTCCCACCACTTCCAGCTAGCACCTTAGCcgctgttagctagctagctaactgactatttctgtttctgtctgcacaaCTCCTGGTGACAGCAACCTCCGTGCTCTGTCAGACAGTCAGTAGGATGATCCGTGTAGATGGCGAATAAGTAAGTAAATGTGGATCGTACATTGCGTGACTCGTTAGCCACCTAGTTTAACTGCGATTTATCACTGTTTATGTCCAGCGTTAGCCAGCCTTGTTGCTTGTTAGGGAAAACCAGGTAATAGTTGATGCATATGGGAAAGTGTTATAGCTCGTAATAATATGAGACAGATCAATTTTTGTCATGTCGTTTGAATACATGTTCATTACATTTCATGAATGTTACTCTGCCTACTAAGAAAATAGAAACTGCTTCAAGAAATGTTCCCCCTGGTCCCAGGCAGTTTTATTAAATAGTAACTTAAGGATGAAATTGCATCTGTGCTGTTATCCTGGCTTTATCATGCTTATTGTAACTGCTCTATTTCTGGTTAATATTTCGATAGAATGCCAGCCCCAAAGAGAGGATCGTCGCCTCATGATTCTCAGCCCAAGATGAAGAAGttggatgaagaggatgaggaggctctGCCATCCAAAACTGCACCAGCTACCAACAATAAGTCCctcaaaacaggaaatacacGAGAAAAGACAGCAGCCCCACGGACTAAGAAAAAACTGTCTGCTTCAGTGGAAGGGGGAAATAAACCAGCCAAATCATCCAAACAGAGTTCCCCTTCAAAGGATCCCAGCAAACCCTTTTCTGGCCCACCTGTCAAAAAAGCCAAGCTCCTGAAAGCCACAAGTGCCTCCTGCGGAGAAGCTCCCTCACTGATAGCTAACTCCAAAACTTCCCTCAAGCGAACAGCCTCCACAGAGTCCGAGGATGAGTTGAGTAGTGATGGTAGTAAGACTGACCTCTTtagagagagggatgatggCGACAAGGCCCGCTGCAtcagaaaatattcaaatcGAGTCAAAGCTAAGCGCAAGGCGGAAGAATCTTCTTCTGACCCACAGGAGACAAGCCAAGGGTCACCATCTGCACCCACAGACACTATTCAGATGGACCACAATTATGGtagattttcagattttacaagTGTTCAAACCTTAGATGAAGCTAATCAGGACAAGAACAGTAAGCCTGcacagcctgtcactgaagacCAGCGACAAGAAATTTTAGTTCATATTACACAAGCAGATGTGAAGGAAAGTTTAGTCTCTGCAACAGGGAATGCAAAAGCTATTGCTGAAGTTGGATGTGCAGCTGAAAGTAAACATGAGGAatttaaaaatgtagaaaaccAGGAGGTCATAGATAACGAAGCACTAGCATCATGTAGGGAAATATCAGACTCTgtcacttcagcagcagcagatacgGGTTGCATCACGTCTGAAGCAGGGGAAAATGAAAAGGACGACCTGGCAGAGTCCATCAAAAGCCAAAAGGATGTAGATAATGAAACACTAGCTTCGTTAGTAGAAACACTATGTTCTCGTACTGGAGAGACAAATCCAGGCTGTGAAGGTGAAGGACAGGCAGATGAAAGGACGGACGCAGCTCAGCTAAGTCAGACGGAGATGAGCAGTGATATTGAAATGAAGGAGACCACAGTGTCTGTTTCTGAGGAGATAAAGCTGGATGTAAAATGTGAAAGTAAGGAAGGAGAGCATGAAGTGCAGGGAGAGATTGAAGTAGGCAGTATCTCTGCAGGCTGTAGTGATGCAGGTATAGAAGATAAAGCATCGTCAAACACATCTaactctgcagcagaggggaTCCTGGTAGGAAGCGGTAATCCAGAGAGTCAAACTGAGGAAAATCTAACAACAGCAGAGTCTGTTGGCAGTCCAGAGACTCAGACAGACCTCAGTTTCAAAATTCAAGTCACTTTCAAAGAGGAATCAAAATCTGAACACTTGCAGGATCGAGTGAGCCATGAAGTGCCAGATGCAATTACCAACTCCTGTGATGGTGTGGACAAAATAGTCAGGAAGTCGGAAGAAAAGCTTGAGGAAAGTGAAAGGAAAGGAGTTGAGTTACTGTCTACTCAGGGTGTTGCTGGTCCTGGGTCTGTAGCTGAGCTGCACCTGAGTCAAGAGGTGATGGACAAGACGACTTACAGCTGTACTGAAATGACACCAGATTGTGAAGCTGTTCACAAGCATGATCAAAAAGAGGTGATCTCTGATGGCGTTACAGCCTCAGAGGGTCAGACTGCACGTAAAGAGGACATACAAAACCAGGAGAACCACAGCGTTGATGACCACACGACAGAAACGCCTGCTGAAgtcaaagaaaagatgaagttTGAATGTGCCACTGCACAAAGTAGTCAAGTCAAAATGGATGCACAGCCTTCAGCAACATCAGAGCAGGAGATTTCACATCAAGCCGTTACAGTGGAAATACAAAGCCGAAAGAGCCAGGAAGTCATTGAACATGCTACAGACATGTCTACAGAATTAAATGAGGATCATGTGGTAAATTCTAACGTGATGGAAAATGAAGACAAGGTGAACTTTGAACACACCATTGGAGACGGGAATCAAATCAAAGTGGAAATGCAGACTACGCTGACATCAGAGATCTCTAACCCAGCACCTACAGTGGAAGAACAAAGCCAGAACAGACAGGAGGTCAGTGAACTTACCGCAGTCATGTCTGCTGAGGATCATCACGATATTAGGATTGAAAATCCTGAAATAATGGAAGATGAAGACAAGCTGCACTTTGAAAGTACTAGTGGACCTCAGAGGCAGACGACAGCGACATCAGAGATTTCTCATCCTCCATCTGCAGTGGAAGTACAGATCCAGGAGAGCCCAGACGCCAGTGAACGCATCACAGGCACATCTACAGTacatgcagcacagaaacatccTGCTGCAAACTGTCAGAGCACCGAAGATGAAGGCAGGGTTGAAGTGGACACGCAGACTGCCATGACATCGGAGGTGCTTTTAGACATAGCATCTGCAGTAGagacaaaggtccagaagaaCCAAGAAGTCCCTGAACCTGTAACAGACATATCTGAAAAAGTTCAAGAAGACCTAATGATTCAGACTCTTGAGAATAATGGACATGAAAACGAGGTTATAACAGAAGGCTTCAGTGCAAATGGGAGTCAAAGAGAAATTGATTTGCAGACAACAGCAACACCAGAGGAGATTCCTGATCCAACGTCTACAGTTGAAACACAAAACCAGGAAGGCCAAGAGGTCAGCGAACTCACCGCAGACACTGAAGCACAAAAAGATGTTTCCGTCCCCAATATTGAGAGTGAAGAAAACAAGGACGAGGTCACCGCAGAATGTGTGGACGCTACTGAgaatcaaatggaaatggatgtgcaagcagcagcagcaccagaggaGATCTCTAACCTGCCATCTACAGTGGAAATACAAAGGCAGGAGGTCAGTGAACTCAACACAGAGGTTCAAAAAGATGCAGTGACTGCAAGTTGTGAGAGTCAGGAAGATGAAGACAAGCTGACGTCTGAATGTGTTGATGGTCTGGTGGCTCAAATAAATTTGGAAACTACAACAACGCCAGAGGAGATTTGTGAAGCAGCACCCACAACTGAACCGCAAAATCAGGGGATGGGGGACATCAATGAACCCAGTGTGGCCTTAACAAACGAAATTCACAAACCACTTCCTGTGGCAAATTCTGAAGGCAAGGATGATGAAAGCATGCAGACAGAGCCTTGTGCTGAGCATATTCAAGCTGATATGGATCTAATAAGTGGATCGATAGAAAGGGTTGATACTGCCTTAGAAGAGGAAACTGGCAGGGAAGTGATTAATGAGGTCAAAGAAGAGGCTGTGATCATTTCCTCTGATAAGGCTGACAAACCCGTTGGCAATATTGAAAGACACGGAGAAGGAACTGGAGGCAGTGAAGTAGTAGTTTTTGTTTGTGGTCGACCTGATGACATTGATATTGTAATCCAGGCATCAGAAGAGCAGATGAAGACGGTTAATCAGGACGAGGTTGAGGTTCATGAAAACCAGGTTGTGTATGAGCCCATTAGTAGTCCAGAGAGTAATGATGACAGAGAGatttcagcagcatcagagaACCATGATGGTGTGTCTTTACTGGACATGCAGAGCACAGACACCCAGCAGATGGAAGGAGACTCATCGACCAGTGACGAAAACAGAGAAATTTGTACTCAACGACTGGAAAATGAGGACAAAGTGATCCCACAAATCAGTGTCTCAGGCAGCCAAGAAGTTGAGACAGAAGTCAGAGCCATCGATGTGCCAGAGGGTTGTGTGCCTGCACAGTTGGAGCAGAGCAACATGAGCGTGGACGTGAAACAAGTTGCAGTGATCAGCTCGAGCGATGACGTCAGTACGCCAGATGGTCAGTCAGAAGATGCAGCggaaaaaagtgaaagtaaCGGCTACCCAGACTGCGCCGGTGCCACAGAGTTTTCTGAACAGGTGCAGGATGACACCGGGCTTCAGGAGGTCGCAGATGTCACTGCGACAACAACTACAGACACAACTATAGTTGAAATACCAGATAGTACATCTGAGGAGTTTGTGATCTTGGAGCCTGTCCCACAGAGTGAAATTCACTTTGATATTGTCACTCAAGCAGCGGCCGAATCAGGGTTGTCGGTCTCGCTTTCGGAGCAGGTGACTCCAGACAGTGCATCGCCAGGTGAAGTGGTAAATGAGAGGATTTTAAATGGCTCCCAACAAACCGTCTTCCCTGAGGCAGAGGTGCAGCAAACACCTGGCGAGGTCAGAGATGCTGCAGTGACCAACTCGAGTGGGGCATTGGATCAGGAGACCAGGCTTGGAGCAGAAATTTCAGCTGGGAAAGATGAAGCTGTTCAAAATTCTGACCATTGCCAGCAACCATCAGCTGACATGATGGATGTTAATACCTCACAGACTGATATGACAAGCTCTCGTGCTCAAGTCACAAATGAAGACTGTAATGCACTGGTGATCGAGAATGCTGAGGCTAACTTGGATCTACAAGAAGTGCAGATTCTGGAGGATATAGAGATCGGTCATGAGATCGTGGtagcagaggaagagaatgagGAAGATGGTGACATTACTATAATAGAAAAACCCCAGGAAACACCTGAGGCAGTCCGTCCTAAGAAGTCAGAGGAAAAggttaatgagaaaaataaagatgacaCTTCTGGGACTGACTTGAAGCAAAACAGCACAGCTGAAGTGACTGGAGATGACAAAAagggacaggaaacaggaaaaccCAAGAAGCAAGAAATGAACACACAGGCCAGAACCAAAGCCCGCCTGGCTGCTCTGGCTGAGCAAAAGGCTGCAGCGTCTAAGagaacagcaaacagacagcagctgaacCTCTTAGCCCTGTGTCAGGAAATCGCAGAGGACATTGCTACAGACAGCATGCTGCTGAAGAGGatagaggaagaaaagcaagcagcagcagcggcggcagcggcaGTAGCGGCAGCAGCGGCGGCCAAGAGTGAAGCCAGCAAGGAGAATCCACCTGTTAGCACACAGGAGTCAGACACTGTTAACGTTGCGACTCCTGCTGGACCAGAGgggtgctctgcttcagtgacCCCTGCTGAGGAGGCGTCTACAGCCGAGCCCTCGACggctgattctgattctgctgCGGCTAAGCCTGCCGGGGAAACTCCAAAGAGGCGTTTCTTCATCACACAGGTGTCAGTGCCACTGAAAGCCCACGAGAAAAAGAAGCTAACGAGATATCAAAGACTGAGACAGGTCgaactgcagagagagaaaatgtcctGGGCACGTGTAAAGAAACTGAAGTCTGACCAGGCAAGTCAGATGTTCTCAGACATCGATTGGCAAGTACCCCTGTCTGCATTATCTCCATTTTCAGTGAATCCTTTGACCACGGCTCCTCCACCCGCAGCCAGTCCATCTACAACGCCTCTCCCAAGTCCTGCCTCAACCAGCAAGCCTGCAACACCGAAAGCAGAAGTCCCCAAGGCTGACACTCCAAAGGCTGAGCCCAGTAAAAGTGAACCCACTGAAGTGGAAACCTCCAAATCTGAACCTGCTAAAAATGAACCTGTCAAAACTGAACCCACTAAACCTGAACCTGCCAAAACTGAACCCCCTAAAACTGGGCCTCCTAAGACTGAAACCCGTGTATCTACAAGGCAAAGTAAGGCTCAAACTCCTAAAGCAACCCCTTCTCCAGGCCCCGCTCCAAAAGTGACCAGATCAGCATCCAAGAGGACCCTCCCAGCAATGCCCCCTCCCATGCCTAACGGGCTTACagctcaaaaacaaaagcctgttGAGTACAAGCCATATAGGCCCAGGCCCAAGTATTCCTTTGATGACTTTGAACTAGATGATGACCCCTTACCAGTAACTCCAGCGAAGCCCGGCCCTCAGTCGAGGCCCACGCAGCTGACGCGACCCAATGTCCAGGCAAACCCTGCAGCTCGACCTAAACCCACGGTTCAGTCAAAACCCACAGCTTCACCGCAGCACAACCAGGCAAGACTCCAAGCTCAGACCACCACTCCTGCCGGACGGATCTCAGGTCAGTCAAATCCTGCCGTCGCAACAACACCCCAGTCAAAGGCCGCCACCGTCGCCGCAGCAGCCTCTTCAAAAGCCGTCCCTTCGGCTAAAGCTCAGTTAAAGTCGACAACACCTCAGTCAAAAGCGGTTTCAGCTCCAGGTCAGTCCAagcctgctgcttctgctgcacctCAGTTAATGCCAGCCGGTAGCGGAGGTGCTGCTCAGCTCAAGCAGTCGACTTCAGCAGCATCTCAGCCTGCTGGTTCAACCacatctgctgctcctgctcgcTCAGTGCCTCAGAAAACCACAAATTCACCTTCATCGGAAGATAGAAAATGCAAGGTAACTCAAGAACAAATTATGCCTCATCATGTGTCACAAACGGCATCGTTGAATTGAGATGTTACTcacctctctcttcttctcacgTAGGATACAGCAGGTCCACCTTCATCAGCTCCCacctcttctcttccctctgaaAAGGGCTCAAAAGTGTCTGATGGCCCTCAGCAGTGTAAAGAAAAGCATGAAggtttgtatttatttgcatgatttatttaaatttcTGTCTTGTTGTTGGCACATTACTAAACACAGGACTGACTCTGTTTTCAGGATGTTttagtgaaaacaaaacaaaataatcttaTGTGTACCTGGAGGCATTTCATACTATTTGCAGTGATATCACTGGattatgaaatgtgaaaaacatcCTGCTTTGTCTGACTACATAAACGTTGATGTTAATTTCTGCTCGTACAAAAATTGTCCTGGTATATAAGAATCTTACATTTTCCTGCAGTCACTGATGTTGATCCGTCTCCAGAGAATAAGACAGAC from Chaetodon auriga isolate fChaAug3 chromosome 21, fChaAug3.hap1, whole genome shotgun sequence encodes the following:
- the LOC143339746 gene encoding uncharacterized protein LOC143339746 isoform X1 — translated: MANKMPAPKRGSSPHDSQPKMKKLDEEDEEALPSKTAPATNNKSLKTGNTREKTAAPRTKKKLSASVEGGNKPAKSSKQSSPSKDPSKPFSGPPVKKAKLLKATSASCGEAPSLIANSKTSLKRTASTESEDELSSDGSKTDLFRERDDGDKARCIRKYSNRVKAKRKAEESSSDPQETSQGSPSAPTDTIQMDHNYGRFSDFTSVQTLDEANQDKNSKPAQPVTEDQRQEILVHITQADVKESLVSATGNAKAIAEVGCAAESKHEEFKNVENQEVIDNEALASCREISDSVTSAAADTGCITSEAGENEKDDLAESIKSQKDVDNETLASLVETLCSRTGETNPGCEGEGQADERTDAAQLSQTEMSSDIEMKETTVSVSEEIKLDVKCESKEGEHEVQGEIEVGSISAGCSDAGIEDKASSNTSNSAAEGILVGSGNPESQTEENLTTAESVGSPETQTDLSFKIQVTFKEESKSEHLQDRVSHEVPDAITNSCDGVDKIVRKSEEKLEESERKGVELLSTQGVAGPGSVAELHLSQEVMDKTTYSCTEMTPDCEAVHKHDQKEVISDGVTASEGQTARKEDIQNQENHSVDDHTTETPAEVKEKMKFECATAQSSQVKMDAQPSATSEQEISHQAVTVEIQSRKSQEVIEHATDMSTELNEDHVVNSNVMENEDKVNFEHTIGDGNQIKVEMQTTLTSEISNPAPTVEEQSQNRQEVSELTAVMSAEDHHDIRIENPEIMEDEDKLHFESTSGPQRQTTATSEISHPPSAVEVQIQESPDASERITGTSTVHAAQKHPAANCQSTEDEGRVEVDTQTAMTSEVLLDIASAVETKVQKNQEVPEPVTDISEKVQEDLMIQTLENNGHENEVITEGFSANGSQREIDLQTTATPEEIPDPTSTVETQNQEGQEVSELTADTEAQKDVSVPNIESEENKDEVTAECVDATENQMEMDVQAAAAPEEISNLPSTVEIQRQEVSELNTEVQKDAVTASCESQEDEDKLTSECVDGLVAQINLETTTTPEEICEAAPTTEPQNQGMGDINEPSVALTNEIHKPLPVANSEGKDDESMQTEPCAEHIQADMDLISGSIERVDTALEEETGREVINEVKEEAVIISSDKADKPVGNIERHGEGTGGSEVVVFVCGRPDDIDIVIQASEEQMKTVNQDEVEVHENQVVYEPISSPESNDDREISAASENHDGVSLLDMQSTDTQQMEGDSSTSDENREICTQRLENEDKVIPQISVSGSQEVETEVRAIDVPEGCVPAQLEQSNMSVDVKQVAVISSSDDVSTPDGQSEDAAEKSESNGYPDCAGATEFSEQVQDDTGLQEVADVTATTTTDTTIVEIPDSTSEEFVILEPVPQSEIHFDIVTQAAAESGLSVSLSEQVTPDSASPGEVVNERILNGSQQTVFPEAEVQQTPGEVRDAAVTNSSGALDQETRLGAEISAGKDEAVQNSDHCQQPSADMMDVNTSQTDMTSSRAQVTNEDCNALVIENAEANLDLQEVQILEDIEIGHEIVVAEEENEEDGDITIIEKPQETPEAVRPKKSEEKVNEKNKDDTSGTDLKQNSTAEVTGDDKKGQETGKPKKQEMNTQARTKARLAALAEQKAAASKRTANRQQLNLLALCQEIAEDIATDSMLLKRIEEEKQAAAAAAAAVAAAAAAKSEASKENPPVSTQESDTVNVATPAGPEGCSASVTPAEEASTAEPSTADSDSAAAKPAGETPKRRFFITQVSVPLKAHEKKKLTRYQRLRQVELQREKMSWARVKKLKSDQASQMFSDIDWQVPLSALSPFSVNPLTTAPPPAASPSTTPLPSPASTSKPATPKAEVPKADTPKAEPSKSEPTEVETSKSEPAKNEPVKTEPTKPEPAKTEPPKTGPPKTETRVSTRQSKAQTPKATPSPGPAPKVTRSASKRTLPAMPPPMPNGLTAQKQKPVEYKPYRPRPKYSFDDFELDDDPLPVTPAKPGPQSRPTQLTRPNVQANPAARPKPTVQSKPTASPQHNQARLQAQTTTPAGRISGQSNPAVATTPQSKAATVAAAASSKAVPSAKAQLKSTTPQSKAVSAPGQSKPAASAAPQLMPAGSGGAAQLKQSTSAASQPAGSTTSAAPARSVPQKTTNSPSSEDRKCKDTAGPPSSAPTSSLPSEKGSKVSDGPQQCKEKHEVTDVDPSPENKTDGVKPAEKTSEKPCQDRAAKPQDGRTPLSDASLQKEVKKLKEADKDGTQTIIDAGQKHFGAVACGVCGMLYSAANPEDESQHLLFHNQFISAVKYVGWKKERILAEYPDGKIILVLPDDPKYALKKVEEIREVVDNDLGFQQVETKCPSQTKTFLFISNDKKVGGCLIAEHIQEGYRVIEEAVPEGSEREKVMFERQRAWCCSTTPEPAICGISRIWVVSMMRRQGIASRMLECLRNNFVYGSYLSKDEIAFSDPTPDGKLFATQYFGTSQFLVYNFVSGTRSSQPQTDAV
- the LOC143339746 gene encoding uncharacterized protein LOC143339746 isoform X2, translating into MANKMPAPKRGSSPHDSQPKMKKLDEEDEEALPSKTAPATNNKSLKTGNTREKTAAPRTKKKLSASVEGGNKPAKSSKQSSPSKDPSKPFSGPPVKKAKLLKATSASCGEAPSLIANSKTSLKRTASTESEDELSSDGSKTDLFRERDDGDKARCIRKYSNRVKAKRKAEESSSDPQETSQGSPSAPTDTIQMDHNYGRFSDFTSVQTLDEANQDKNSKPAQPVTEDQRQEILVHITQADVKESLVSATGNAKAIAEVGCAAESKHEEFKNVENQEVIDNEALASCREISDSVTSAAADTGCITSEAGENEKDDLAESIKSQKDVDNETLASLVETLCSRTGETNPGCEGEGQADERTDAAQLSQTEMSSDIEMKETTVSVSEEIKLDVKCESKEGEHEVQGEIEVGSISAGCSDAGIEDKASSNTSNSAAEGILVGSGNPESQTEENLTTAESVGSPETQTDLSFKIQVTFKEESKSEHLQDRVSHEVPDAITNSCDGVDKIVRKSEEKLEESERKGVELLSTQGVAGPGSVAELHLSQEVMDKTTYSCTEMTPDCEAVHKHDQKEVISDGVTASEGQTARKEDIQNQENHSVDDHTTETPAEVKEKMKFECATAQSSQVKMDAQPSATSEQEISHQAVTVEIQSRKSQEVIEHATDMSTELNEDHVVNSNVMENEDKVNFEHTIGDGNQIKVEMQTTLTSEISNPAPTVEEQSQNRQEVSELTAVMSAEDHHDIRIENPEIMEDEDKLHFESTSGPQRQTTATSEISHPPSAVEVQIQESPDASERITGTSTVHAAQKHPAANCQSTEDEGRVEVDTQTAMTSEVLLDIASAVETKVQKNQEVPEPVTDISEKVQEDLMIQTLENNGHENEVITEGFSANGSQREIDLQTTATPEEIPDPTSTVETQNQEGQEVSELTADTEAQKDVSVPNIESEENKDEVTAECVDATENQMEMDVQAAAAPEEISNLPSTVEIQRQEVSELNTEVQKDAVTASCESQEDEDKLTSECVDGLVAQINLETTTTPEEICEAAPTTEPQNQGMGDINEPSVALTNEIHKPLPVANSEGKDDESMQTEPCAEHIQADMDLISGSIERVDTALEEETGREVINEVKEEAVIISSDKADKPVGNIERHGEGTGGSEVVVFVCGRPDDIDIVIQASEEQMKTVNQDEVEVHENQVVYEPISSPESNDDREISAASENHDGVSLLDMQSTDTQQMEGDSSTSDENREICTQRLENEDKVIPQISVSGSQEVETEVRAIDVPEGCVPAQLEQSNMSVDVKQVAVISSSDDVSTPDGQSEDAAEKSESNGYPDCAGATEFSEQVQDDTGLQEVADVTATTTTDTTIVEIPDSTSEEFVILEPVPQSEIHFDIVTQAAAESGLSVSLSEQVTPDSASPGEVVNERILNGSQQTVFPEAEVQQTPGEVRDAAVTNSSGALDQETRLGAEISAGKDEAVQNSDHCQQPSADMMDVNTSQTDMTSSRAQVTNEDCNALVIENAEANLDLQEVQILEDIEIGHEIVVAEEENEEDGDITIIEKPQETPEAVRPKKSEEKVNEKNKDDTSGTDLKQNSTAEVTGDDKKGQETGKPKKQEMNTQARTKARLAALAEQKAAASKRTANRQQLNLLALCQEIAEDIATDSMLLKRIEEEKQAAAAAAAAVAAAAAAKSEASKENPPVSTQESDTVNVATPAGPEGCSASVTPAEEASTAEPSTADSDSAAAKPAGETPKRRFFITQVSVPLKAHEKKKLTRYQRLRQVELQREKMSWARVKKLKSDQASQMFSDIDWQVPLSALSPFSVNPLTTAPPPAASPSTTPLPSPASTSKPATPKAEVPKADTPKAEPSKSEPTEVETSKSEPAKNEPVKTEPTKPEPAKTEPPKTGPPKTETRVSTRQSKAQTPKATPSPGPAPKVTRSASKRTLPAMPPPMPNGLTAQKQKPVEYKPYRPRPKYSFDDFELDDDPLPVTPAKPGPQSRPTQLTRPNVQANPAARPKPTVQSKPTASPQHNQARLQAQTTTPAGRISGQSNPAVATTPQSKAATVAAAASSKAVPSAKAQLKSTTPQSKAVSAPGQSKPAASAAPQLMPAGSGGAAQLKQSTSAASQPAGSTTSAAPARSVPQKTTNSPSSEDRKCKDTAGPPSSAPTSSLPSEKGSKVSDGPQQCKEKHEVTDVDPSPENKTDGVKPAEKTSEKPCQEAAKPQDGRTPLSDASLQKEVKKLKEADKDGTQTIIDAGQKHFGAVACGVCGMLYSAANPEDESQHLLFHNQFISAVKYVGWKKERILAEYPDGKIILVLPDDPKYALKKVEEIREVVDNDLGFQQVETKCPSQTKTFLFISNDKKVGGCLIAEHIQEGYRVIEEAVPEGSEREKVMFERQRAWCCSTTPEPAICGISRIWVVSMMRRQGIASRMLECLRNNFVYGSYLSKDEIAFSDPTPDGKLFATQYFGTSQFLVYNFVSGTRSSQPQTDAV